One part of the Streptomyces ferrugineus genome encodes these proteins:
- a CDS encoding P-II family nitrogen regulator: protein MKLITAVVKPHRLDEIKEALQAFGVHGLTVTEASGYGRQRGHTEVYRGAEYTVDLVPKIRIEVLAEDDDAEQLIDVIVKAARTGKIGDGKVWSLPVETAVRVRTGERGPDAL from the coding sequence ATGAAGCTCATCACCGCAGTCGTCAAGCCCCACCGGCTCGACGAGATCAAGGAAGCCCTCCAGGCCTTCGGAGTACACGGTCTGACGGTCACCGAGGCGAGCGGCTACGGTCGTCAGCGGGGCCACACCGAGGTCTACCGCGGTGCCGAGTACACCGTGGACCTGGTCCCGAAGATCCGCATCGAGGTCCTGGCCGAGGACGACGACGCCGAGCAGCTGATCGACGTCATCGTCAAGGCCGCCCGCACCGGCAAGATCGGTGACGGCAAGGTCTGGTCCCTGCCGGTCGAGACGGCCGTACGGGTCCGGACCGGCGAGCGCGGGCCGGACGCGCTCTAA
- a CDS encoding ammonium transporter — MNGTDTGFVLISAALVMVMTPGLALFYGGMVRAKSVLNMMMMSFISLGIVSVLWVLYGHSLAFSGDSGGFIGNLDMIGLKGVNADSTMESFTGNDISLFAFSLFQMLFAVITAALISGALADRVKFGAWMVFIGVWVTVVYFPVAHWVWGGGWLSQLDPAVIDFAGGTAVHINAGIAALAVILVVGKRVGFKKDPMRPHNMPLVMLGTALLWFGWFGFNAGSELGVDGTTAQMAINTQVATGAAMLGWLIYERIRHGAFTTLGACSGAVAGLVAITPSGGNVNVFGALLIGVVAGAVCSWAVSLKYKLGYDDSLDVVGVHLVGGVIGTLMVGFLATGGTGGGDQFLSQAIGAFSVMGYTFVVTWILAFAIQKTIGFRASEDDEVSGIDQAAHAETAYDFSGAGGGAAKAAVATPAAAAASKKVDA, encoded by the coding sequence TTGAACGGCACAGATACCGGATTCGTATTGATCAGTGCAGCGCTCGTCATGGTGATGACGCCCGGGCTGGCGCTCTTCTACGGTGGCATGGTCCGCGCCAAGAGCGTGCTGAACATGATGATGATGTCCTTCATCTCGCTGGGCATCGTCAGCGTGCTCTGGGTGCTGTACGGCCACTCGCTCGCCTTCAGCGGTGACTCGGGTGGCTTCATCGGCAACCTGGACATGATCGGGCTCAAGGGCGTCAACGCCGACAGCACGATGGAGAGCTTCACCGGCAACGACATCTCGTTGTTCGCCTTCTCGCTCTTCCAGATGCTGTTCGCCGTCATCACCGCGGCCCTGATCAGCGGCGCCCTCGCCGACCGCGTCAAGTTCGGCGCGTGGATGGTCTTCATCGGCGTATGGGTCACCGTGGTCTACTTCCCGGTCGCCCACTGGGTCTGGGGCGGCGGCTGGCTCTCCCAGCTCGACCCGGCCGTGATCGACTTCGCCGGTGGTACGGCGGTCCACATCAACGCCGGTATCGCCGCTCTCGCCGTGATCCTGGTCGTGGGCAAGCGCGTCGGCTTCAAGAAGGACCCGATGCGGCCGCACAACATGCCGCTGGTCATGCTCGGCACCGCGCTGCTGTGGTTCGGCTGGTTCGGCTTCAACGCGGGCTCCGAGCTGGGTGTCGACGGCACCACCGCGCAGATGGCCATCAACACGCAGGTCGCCACCGGCGCCGCCATGCTCGGCTGGCTGATCTACGAGCGCATCCGCCACGGCGCCTTCACCACCCTCGGTGCCTGCTCCGGCGCGGTCGCCGGTCTGGTCGCCATCACCCCGTCCGGCGGCAACGTCAACGTCTTCGGCGCCCTGCTCATCGGTGTCGTCGCCGGCGCGGTCTGCTCCTGGGCCGTCAGCCTCAAGTACAAGCTGGGTTACGACGACTCGCTCGACGTCGTCGGTGTCCACCTCGTCGGCGGTGTCATCGGCACCCTGATGGTCGGCTTCCTCGCCACCGGCGGGACCGGCGGTGGCGACCAGTTCCTGTCGCAGGCCATCGGTGCCTTCTCGGTCATGGGCTACACCTTCGTGGTGACCTGGATCCTCGCCTTCGCCATCCAGAAGACGATCGGCTTCCGCGCCTCCGAGGACGACGAGGTCAGCGGCATCGACCAGGCCGCGCACGCCGAGACTGCATACGACTTCAGCGGTGCGGGCGGCGGTGCCGCCAAGGCCGCCGTCGCAACCCCGGCGGCCGCGGCCGCGAGCAAGAAGGTGGACGCATGA
- the nsdA gene encoding transcriptional repressor NsdA, producing MSGNSGSGTSASSASHADKRPNELLTSWFVRSGWSKGELARQVNRRARQLGANHISTDTSRVRRWLDGENPREPIPRILSELFSERFGCVVSVEDLGLRAARQSPSVSGVDLPWTAPQTVALISEFSRSDLMLARRGFLGSSLALSAGPALIEPMQRWLVPAPPAPYQEPRPVPSSRARGRLSRPELDLLESTTVMFRQWDAQCGGGLRRKAVVGQLHEVTDLLQEPHPESTTRKLFKVAAELAELAGWMSYDVGLQPTAQKYFVLALHAAKEAGDRPLGSYVLSSMSRQMIHLGRPDDALELIHLAQYGSRDCASPRTQSMLYAMEARAYANMGQPGKCKRAVRMAEDTFAEADDWDEPDPDWIRFFSEAELYGENSHSFRDLAYVAGRSPTYASLAEPLMRQAVDLFAKDGEHQRSYALNLIGVATVQLLRGEPEQSAVYAEQAMRVAKKVRSERVNTRIRKTVDTAVRDFGDLAEIVDLTERLAVELPETAEAV from the coding sequence GTGAGCGGCAACAGCGGAAGCGGTACGAGTGCCAGTAGCGCATCGCACGCCGACAAGCGCCCGAACGAGCTGCTCACGTCCTGGTTCGTGCGCAGCGGCTGGTCGAAGGGCGAACTCGCCCGCCAAGTGAACCGCCGCGCCCGCCAGTTGGGTGCCAACCACATCTCGACCGACACCTCCCGCGTACGCCGCTGGCTGGACGGCGAGAACCCCCGCGAGCCGATCCCGCGGATCCTGTCGGAGCTGTTCTCCGAGCGGTTCGGCTGCGTCGTCTCCGTCGAGGACCTCGGCCTGCGCGCCGCCCGTCAGTCACCCTCCGTGTCCGGCGTCGATCTGCCCTGGACGGCCCCGCAGACAGTGGCCCTGATCAGCGAGTTCTCGCGCAGCGACCTGATGCTGGCGCGGCGCGGCTTCCTCGGGAGCTCGCTGGCCCTGTCCGCGGGCCCGGCGCTCATCGAGCCGATGCAGCGCTGGCTGGTCCCCGCGCCGCCCGCCCCGTACCAGGAGCCGCGGCCCGTCCCGTCGTCCCGCGCGCGTGGCCGGCTGTCCAGGCCCGAGCTGGACCTGCTGGAGTCCACCACCGTGATGTTCCGGCAGTGGGACGCGCAGTGCGGCGGCGGCCTGCGTCGCAAGGCGGTCGTCGGCCAGCTCCACGAGGTGACCGACCTGCTCCAGGAGCCCCACCCCGAGTCCACCACCCGCAAGCTGTTCAAGGTCGCCGCCGAGCTGGCGGAGCTGGCCGGCTGGATGTCGTACGACGTCGGGCTCCAGCCCACCGCGCAGAAGTACTTCGTCCTCGCGCTGCACGCCGCCAAGGAGGCCGGCGACCGCCCCCTCGGCTCGTACGTCCTGTCCAGCATGAGCCGCCAGATGATCCACCTCGGCCGGCCCGACGACGCCCTGGAGCTGATCCACCTCGCGCAGTACGGCAGCCGCGACTGCGCCAGTCCGCGCACCCAGTCGATGCTGTATGCGATGGAGGCCCGCGCGTACGCCAACATGGGCCAGCCCGGCAAGTGCAAGCGGGCCGTCCGGATGGCCGAGGACACCTTCGCCGAGGCCGACGACTGGGACGAGCCGGACCCCGACTGGATCCGCTTCTTCTCCGAGGCCGAGCTGTACGGCGAGAACTCCCACTCCTTCCGCGACCTCGCCTATGTCGCCGGCCGCAGCCCGACGTACGCCTCGCTGGCCGAGCCCCTGATGAGGCAGGCCGTGGACCTGTTCGCGAAGGACGGCGAGCACCAGCGGTCGTACGCGCTGAACCTCATCGGGGTGGCCACGGTCCAGCTGCTGCGGGGCGAGCCGGAGCAGAGCGCGGTCTACGCCGAGCAGGCCATGCGGGTCGCCAAGAAGGTGCGCTCCGAGCGCGTCAACACTCGTATTCGAAAGACGGTCGACACGGCCGTGCGCGACTTCGGTGATCTCGCCGAGATCGTGGACCTCACCGAGAGGCTCGCCGTCGAGCTTCCGGAGACCGCCGAGGCGGTCTGA
- a CDS encoding bifunctional DNA primase/polymerase — protein sequence MGFTIGGIREIRSGSRRRGRSSECTTVAEFTGLWGWDAVPGARAAAGACSCGRPDCAVPGAHPLDFAPQVPAGATLDEVTKAWSEFPGAAVMLPVGRAFDVIEVAEPAGRRALTRLERMGLPLGPVTATPDGRAHFFVAPGAAAELPELLYRMGWDDPTHLDLRGLGPGTHITAPPSDRGGLGPVRWLRPPALDTATKPPAARLLLGTLAYVAHRSRA from the coding sequence ATGGGCTTCACGATCGGCGGCATCCGGGAGATCCGGTCCGGTTCGCGGCGACGCGGCCGCTCCTCGGAGTGCACGACCGTCGCCGAGTTCACCGGACTGTGGGGCTGGGACGCGGTACCCGGCGCGCGCGCTGCGGCGGGCGCCTGTTCGTGCGGCCGCCCGGACTGCGCCGTGCCCGGCGCACACCCCCTCGACTTCGCGCCCCAGGTCCCGGCCGGCGCCACGCTCGACGAGGTCACCAAGGCGTGGTCGGAGTTCCCGGGCGCCGCGGTGATGCTGCCGGTCGGGCGGGCGTTCGATGTGATCGAGGTGGCCGAGCCCGCCGGCCGCCGGGCGCTGACCCGGCTCGAGCGCATGGGCCTGCCCCTCGGCCCGGTCACCGCCACCCCCGACGGCCGCGCCCACTTCTTCGTCGCCCCCGGCGCCGCCGCCGAGCTCCCCGAGCTCCTCTACCGCATGGGCTGGGACGACCCGACCCACCTCGATCTGCGCGGCCTCGGCCCCGGTACGCACATCACGGCCCCGCCGTCCGACCGGGGCGGCCTGGGCCCGGTGCGCTGGCTGCGGCCCCCGGCACTGGACACCGCGACGAAGCCGCCGGCGGCACGGCTGCTGCTGGGGACGCTGGCTTACGTGGCGCATCGGTCGCGCGCATAG
- the ftsY gene encoding signal recognition particle-docking protein FtsY produces MDIVILAVVIAVVVLGALGGLVVGTRRKKHLPPPPPAAPDITAPPAEPHVGDEAETPRDEERRTIEEVDLPDGGSTGVAVEEPPVVEELPPTAIEVPEPTAGRLIRLRARLSRSQNALGKGLLTLLSREHLDEDTWEEIEDTLLTADVGVAPTQELVDGLRERVKVLGTRTPEELRGLLREELLKLVGTDMDRIVRTEPETSKPGIVMVVGVNGTGKTTTTGKLARVLVADGRSVVLGAADTFRAAAADQLQTWGERVGAYTVRGPEGGDPASVAFDAVKEGKEMGSDVVLIDTAGRLHTKTGLMDELGKVKRVVEKHAPLDEVLLVLDATTGQNGLVQARVFAEVVDITGIVLTKLDGTAKGGIVVAVQRELGVPVKLVGLGEGADDLAPFEPEAFVDALIGE; encoded by the coding sequence ATGGACATCGTCATCCTTGCTGTAGTCATCGCCGTGGTCGTGCTCGGCGCGCTCGGTGGGCTCGTCGTCGGCACTCGCCGCAAGAAGCACCTGCCCCCGCCGCCGCCCGCCGCCCCCGACATCACCGCCCCACCGGCCGAGCCGCACGTCGGCGACGAGGCCGAGACACCGCGCGACGAAGAGCGCCGGACCATAGAGGAGGTGGATCTTCCCGACGGCGGCTCGACCGGGGTCGCAGTCGAGGAACCGCCCGTCGTCGAAGAGCTTCCGCCGACCGCGATCGAGGTCCCGGAGCCCACCGCCGGCCGCCTGATCCGGCTGCGCGCCCGGCTCTCCCGCTCCCAGAACGCGCTCGGCAAGGGGCTGCTGACGCTCCTGTCGCGCGAGCACCTCGACGAGGACACCTGGGAGGAGATCGAGGACACCCTGCTCACCGCCGACGTCGGCGTCGCACCCACCCAGGAGCTGGTCGACGGCCTGCGCGAGCGCGTGAAGGTCCTCGGCACCCGCACCCCCGAGGAGCTGCGCGGCCTGCTGCGCGAGGAGCTGCTCAAGCTGGTCGGCACCGACATGGACCGCATCGTCAGGACCGAGCCGGAGACCAGCAAGCCCGGCATCGTGATGGTCGTCGGCGTCAACGGCACCGGCAAGACCACCACCACCGGCAAGCTCGCCCGCGTCCTCGTGGCCGACGGCCGCAGCGTGGTCCTGGGCGCCGCCGACACCTTCCGTGCCGCCGCCGCCGACCAGCTGCAGACCTGGGGCGAGCGGGTCGGCGCCTACACCGTGCGCGGGCCGGAGGGCGGCGACCCCGCCTCCGTCGCCTTCGACGCGGTGAAGGAGGGCAAGGAGATGGGGTCGGACGTCGTCCTCATCGACACCGCCGGGCGCCTGCACACCAAGACCGGGCTCATGGACGAGCTCGGCAAGGTCAAGCGGGTCGTGGAGAAGCACGCGCCGCTGGACGAGGTGCTGCTGGTGCTGGACGCCACCACCGGGCAGAACGGCCTCGTGCAGGCCCGTGTCTTCGCCGAGGTCGTCGACATCACCGGCATCGTGCTCACCAAGCTGGACGGCACGGCCAAGGGCGGCATCGTCGTCGCGGTCCAGCGCGAGCTGGGCGTGCCGGTGAAGCTGGTCGGGCTGGGCGAGGGCGCCGACGACCTGGCGCCGTTCGAGCCGGAGGCGTTCGTTGACGCCCTTATCGGAGAGTGA
- a CDS encoding LLM class flavin-dependent oxidoreductase yields MPVTVVRFNLVEPDATPASLAARYRAALEMAAYADEHGITTVQTEEHHGAENNWLPSPFAFAAAVFGATRRLAVTVSAIIGPLHDPLRLAEEIAVLDLLSGGRLVTVAGIGYRPEEYALFDVDWKRRGRLQDELLQTLLKAWTGEEFEYRGRTVRVTPRPYTDPHPLLLVGGSSKAAARRAARLGLPFFPSAHLPELEAYYKERLVEYGTEGWTMMPAAETPLLHIAEDPDRTWAEHGRHFLHEARTYASWQSGDVRSAVKSAATTVAELRAEGVYRIVTPEECVALGFGNYVLHPLSGGMPVEEGWRSLRLFAEEVLPRLGE; encoded by the coding sequence ATGCCCGTCACGGTCGTACGCTTCAACCTCGTCGAGCCCGACGCGACCCCCGCCTCGCTCGCCGCCCGCTACCGGGCCGCCCTGGAGATGGCGGCCTACGCCGACGAGCACGGCATCACCACCGTGCAGACGGAGGAGCACCACGGCGCCGAGAACAACTGGCTGCCCTCCCCCTTCGCCTTCGCGGCCGCCGTCTTCGGCGCGACCCGCCGTCTCGCGGTCACCGTCTCGGCGATCATCGGCCCGCTGCACGACCCGCTGCGGCTGGCGGAGGAGATCGCCGTACTGGATCTGCTGAGCGGCGGGCGACTGGTCACGGTCGCCGGGATCGGGTACCGGCCCGAGGAGTACGCCCTGTTCGACGTGGACTGGAAGCGGCGCGGCAGGCTCCAGGACGAGCTGCTTCAGACGCTGCTGAAGGCGTGGACCGGCGAGGAGTTCGAGTACCGGGGCCGTACGGTACGGGTCACCCCGCGCCCGTACACCGACCCGCACCCCCTGCTCCTGGTCGGCGGCTCCTCGAAGGCCGCCGCCCGCCGGGCCGCCCGGCTCGGCCTGCCGTTCTTCCCCAGCGCGCATCTGCCGGAGCTGGAGGCGTACTACAAGGAGCGGCTCGTCGAGTACGGCACCGAGGGCTGGACCATGATGCCGGCCGCCGAGACCCCGCTGCTGCACATCGCCGAGGACCCCGACCGGACCTGGGCCGAGCACGGCCGCCACTTCCTGCACGAGGCGCGGACATACGCCTCCTGGCAGTCCGGGGACGTCCGGTCCGCCGTGAAGTCGGCGGCCACGACGGTGGCGGAGCTGCGCGCCGAGGGCGTGTACCGGATCGTGACGCCCGAGGAGTGTGTGGCGCTGGGGTTCGGCAACTACGTGCTGCATCCGCTGTCGGGCGGGATGCCGGTGGAGGAGGGGTGGCGGAGTCTGCGGCTGTTCGCGGAGGAGGTGCTGCCGAGGCTCGGTGAGTGA
- a CDS encoding sugar porter family MFS transporter — MTSTAQAPTSGARTAQPEHLGHVVFITAAAAMGGFLFGYDSSVINGANGGIQARFDLSSGVTGTVAASALLGSALGAAIAGRIADRIGRIRVMQIAAVLFAVSAVGSGLPFAAWDLAAWRVLGGIAIGMASVIGPAYIAEVAPPAYRGRLASFQQAAIVIGIAVSQLVNWAILNMADGEERGTIAGLEAWQWMLGVMLLPAVIYGLLSFAIPESPRFLISVGRVTDAKKVLAEVEGDVDLDARVAEIDQAMRSDHKSTFKDLLGGRFGLLPIVWIGIGLSVFQQLVGINVIFYYSNLLWQSVGVDPSSSFFYSFETSIINIIGTVIAMIFVDRIGRKPLALIGSIGMGISLAMAAWSFSFQNGNDPLPTAQGYVALIAANAFVLFFALSWGVVVWVMLGEVFPNKIRAAALGVAASAQWIANWAITITFPDLSDWNLSLTYVMYAVFAFLSIPFILKFVPETKGKKLEEMG, encoded by the coding sequence GTGACCAGCACAGCGCAGGCGCCCACGTCAGGAGCCAGGACAGCGCAGCCCGAACACCTCGGGCACGTCGTCTTCATCACCGCGGCGGCCGCCATGGGCGGCTTCCTCTTCGGCTACGACAGCTCCGTCATCAACGGAGCCAACGGCGGCATCCAGGCCCGGTTCGACCTCAGCTCCGGTGTCACCGGCACCGTCGCCGCCAGCGCCCTGCTGGGCAGCGCCCTCGGTGCCGCGATCGCCGGCCGCATAGCCGACCGCATCGGCCGCATCCGCGTCATGCAGATCGCGGCGGTGCTGTTCGCCGTGAGCGCCGTCGGTTCCGGACTGCCGTTCGCCGCGTGGGACCTCGCCGCCTGGCGTGTCCTCGGTGGCATCGCCATCGGTATGGCCTCGGTCATCGGCCCGGCCTACATCGCCGAGGTCGCCCCGCCCGCCTACCGCGGCCGGCTCGCCTCCTTCCAGCAGGCGGCCATCGTCATCGGCATCGCCGTCTCCCAGCTGGTCAACTGGGCCATCCTCAACATGGCCGACGGCGAGGAGCGCGGCACCATCGCGGGCCTTGAGGCCTGGCAGTGGATGCTCGGCGTGATGCTGCTGCCCGCCGTGATCTACGGTCTGCTGTCCTTCGCCATCCCCGAGTCCCCGCGCTTCCTGATCAGCGTCGGCCGTGTCACCGACGCCAAGAAGGTGCTCGCCGAGGTCGAGGGCGACGTGGACCTGGACGCCCGGGTCGCCGAGATCGACCAGGCCATGCGCAGCGACCACAAGTCCACGTTCAAGGACCTGCTGGGCGGCCGCTTCGGCCTGCTGCCGATCGTCTGGATCGGTATCGGCCTCTCCGTCTTCCAGCAGCTCGTCGGCATCAACGTCATCTTCTACTACTCGAACCTGCTGTGGCAGTCCGTCGGCGTCGACCCGTCGAGCTCGTTCTTCTACTCCTTCGAGACCTCGATCATCAACATCATCGGCACCGTGATCGCGATGATCTTCGTCGACCGCATCGGCCGCAAGCCGCTCGCCCTCATCGGCTCCATCGGCATGGGCATCTCGCTCGCGATGGCCGCCTGGTCCTTCTCCTTCCAGAACGGCAACGACCCGCTGCCGACCGCACAGGGCTACGTCGCGCTGATCGCCGCCAACGCCTTCGTCCTCTTCTTCGCCCTGTCGTGGGGTGTGGTCGTCTGGGTCATGCTCGGCGAGGTCTTCCCGAACAAGATCCGCGCCGCCGCCCTGGGCGTGGCCGCCTCGGCCCAGTGGATCGCCAACTGGGCGATCACGATCACCTTCCCGGACCTGTCGGACTGGAACCTGTCGCTCACCTACGTCATGTACGCGGTGTTCGCCTTCCTCTCCATCCCGTTCATCCTCAAGTTCGTGCCCGAGACCAAGGGCAAGAAGCTGGAGGAGATGGGCTGA